CCAATAATATAGAACCGTGTTATTTACATAAAAGGAGGATTGGAAAATGAAAACAGATATCGAAATCGCGCAAGAGGCAAAAATGCTTCCTATCAAAGATGTGGCTGCTTCCTATGGAATCGGTGGGGATGAGCTGGAGCTTTACGGAAAGTATAAGGCAAAACTGACTGATGAACTGTGGGAGCGGGTAAAGGACCGTCCGGATGGCAGACTGGTTCTTGTAACGGCAATCAATCCCACTCCCGCAGGGGAAGGAAAGACCACAACTACTGTAGGTCTTGGTCAGGCATTGGGAAAAATGGATAAAAAGGCGATTATCGCTCTCAGAGAACCTTCCCTTGGACCATGTTTTGGCATTAAGGGCGGCGCGGCAGGCGGCGGATATGCCCAGGTGGTGCCCATGGAAGACTTAAATCTTCATTTTACCGGTGATTTTCATGCCATAACCTCAGCCAATAACCTGCTTGCAGCTTTGTTAGACAATCATATCCACCAAGGCAATGCCCTTGGAGTCGACACCCGTCAGATTCTTTGGAAGCGCTGTCTGGACATGAATGACCGCGCTCTTAGAAATATTGTGGTTGGCCTTGGCTCCAAAGCAGAAGGCTTTGTGAGAGAGGATCACTTTGTGATTACGGTGGCATCGGAAATCATGGCAATCCTTTGCCTTGCAAATGATATGGAAGATTTAAAAGAACGGCTGGGAAAGATCATTGTAGCATATAATTATGCTGGAGAGCCTGTGACTGCCTCCCAGTTAAATGCAGTAGGCGCTATGGCGGCTTTGCTAAAGGATGCCTTAAAGCCCAATCTGATACAGACCCTGGAGCACACCGGCGCCATTGTTCACGGAGGTCCTTTTGCAAACATCGCCCATGGCTGCAACAGCGTACGCGCGACGAAAACGGCGTTAAAGCTGGCTGATGTTGTTGTGACAGAGGCTGGATTTGGCGCGGATTTAGGTGCAGAAAAATTCCTTGACATCAAATGCAGAAAAGCCGGATTAAAGCCTGACGCCATTGTATTGGTAGCAACGGTAAGAGCCCTCAAATACAACGGCGGAGTGCCAAAGGACCAGTTAAAGGATGAAAACCTGGCTGCTCTTGAAAAAGGTATCGTCAATCTGGAAAAGCACATTGAAAATATGATGAAATACGGCGTTCCGGTAATTGTTACTCTGAATTCCTTTATCACAGATACAGAGGCTGAACACCAGTTTGTTAAAAAGTTTTGTGAGGAAAGAGGATGTGAATTCGCCTTATCCCAGGTTTGGGAAAAAGGAGGAGAGGGCGGCATAGAACTGGCAGAAAAAGTACTTTATACCCTGGAAAATAAAGAAAGCAATTTTGCGCCCATTTATCGTGATGACATGGGCCTTCAAGATAAGATCGCTGCAATTGCAAGGGAGATCTACGGCGCAGATGGCGTGACCTATGCTCCGGCAGCTTTAAAAGCCATAAGAAAATTTGAAGAAATGGGCTTTGGCAGCCTTCCTGTGTGCATGGCAAAGACACAGTATTCCTTATCCGATGACCAGACAAAGCTTGGAAGGCCGGAAGGCTTTGATATTAATGTGCGGGATGCTTATGTGTCCGCCGGAGCAGGATTTGTGGTCATTCTGACCGGAGCTATCATGACCATGCCAGGTCTTCCAAAGAAGCCTGCCGCAGATAATATTGACGTAAATGAAGATGGAGTAATCACCGGATTATTCTGATTGGGAGGTTTTATGAAGTTTAAAGAATGGTTAAAAGACTTAAAATATGAGGTGCTGCAGGGCAGCCTGGACGTTGAGGCCGAGGATGTCATATATGACTCCAGAAAGGCACGAAAAGGTGTTGTATTTGTCTGCATGAAAGGCACGAGAACCGACTCCCATGAATTCATACCAGAGGTGGTGGACGCCGGGGTGGAAATCCTTGTAGTAGAACGAGAGATGGATATCCCGGATGGCGTAACCGCCATTCTCGTACATAATGCAAGAGAGGCGCTGGCTCTTTTATCAGCCGCCAGATTTGGATATCCGGCGGAAAAGATGGTGACGATCGGCGTGACCGGAACCAAAGGAAAAACCACCACCACCCACATGATCAAGACGGTTTTGGAAGCCTGCGGCAAAAAAGTGGGAATGATCGGAACTACGGGCATTGTGATCGGCCAGGAAGTTACGCCTACGGTGAATACGACTCCCGAGTCCTATGAACTTCATCAGGCCTTCAGCCGCATGGCGGAAGCAGGCTGTGAATATTTGGTAATGGAGGTTTCCTCCCAGGCCTTTAAAATGCACCGGGTAGATGGAATCTGCTTTGATTACGGACTGTTTACCAATATTTCCCCTGATCATATCGGACCGGATGAGCACCGGGATTTTGAAGAATATCTTTTTTACAAATCCCGGATCTTTTGCTGCTCAAAAGTGGGGATCATGAATGGGGATGATGAGCATTGGGATGAAGTGGTAAAGGATGCTTCCTGCAAGCTCTATTCCTTCTCCATGGAGAAAAAGGACACGGATTTTAAAGCAGAGGCTGTCAGGTACATCGCCCAGCCGGATTTTGTCGGACTGGAATTTGACATCAAAGGAGCTTGTGAGCTATCTGTCCGGGTGAATATTCCAGGACGCTTTAACGTTGCCAATGCCTTGTCTGCAGTCAGTGTTTTAAGTTTTTTAGGGCTTCCGAAAGAGAATATCTGCCATGGACTGGAACATTTAAACGTGAACGGACGAATGGAAATCGTTTATTCTTCTGAAAAATGTACGGTAATCGTAGATTATGCCCACAATGCGGTCAGCATGGAAAGCCTGCTCTCAACGCTTAGAGATTATCACCCAAAGCGCCTTGTCTGCGTCTTTGGCTGCGGCGGAAACCGTTCCAAGGACCGGCGTATTTCCATGGGAGACAGCGCCGGACGCCTGGCAGATCTTACGATTATCACCGCGGATAATTCCAGATACGAAAAAACGGAAGATATCATCGCAGATATTCGTGAAAGCCTTGAAAAGATAGGTGGGAAATTCATGGAAATTCCGGACCGCAGGGAAGCGATCCGTTACAGCATCATTCATGCCGAACCAGGTGACATGATTGCCATTATAGGAAAGGGGCATGAGGATTACCAGGAGATAAACGGAGTCCGCCACCATTTCTCAGACAGAGAAGAGGTCTTAAATGCAGTGGATGCCCAGCTTTCAAAGGAAGCTTAAAAGGAAGGCAAAGCGATAAATAAAATGCCGAAAGCCGTAAGGATATGCGGCTTTCGGCATTTCCGCGGTAGGTGGTATGCCCAAAAGCACGGGAAGGAAAGAGGAACGCCCTTCGGGCATACCTTTATGCCCAAAAAGCATGGGCAGGAAAGACGAAAGGAATGTGCGCCGGAAGCGTACATGGAACGGAGGAAGCAATGGTAAATATGACAGTAAAGGAAATACTTTCAGCTACAGGAGGTAAGCTTCTTTGCGGAAATGAGGATACGGTTCTGGAGCACATCAGCATTGACTCCAGAAATATGAAGGGGAATGACCTGTTTGTTCCCATCATTGGAGAACGGCAGGATGCCCACCATTTTATCGGGCAGGCCTTTGACAATGGAGCAGCGGCCGTGCTTACCAGCGAGCATGACGCTATGGACTCTGTCAAACCGTGGATCCGGGTAGAGGATACAAAAAAGGCGCTTCAAGCGATTGGAAGCTATTACAGGGACTGCTTAAAGCTCCCCCTGGTGGGAATCACGGGAAGCGTGGGAAAGACCACTACAAGGGAGATGGTTGCCAGTGCTCTGTCTGCCCGTTATTCCGTTTATAAAACTCCTGGAAACCACAACAGCCAGGTAGGAGTGCCTATTACCATATCTGAGATTTCACCGGAGGCTGAAATTGGAGTCATTGAACTGGGAATGAGCGAGCCGGGAGAACTGACCGTCATTACCAGGATCGCAAAAATCCAGATGGCCGTAATAACCAATATCGGAGTAACCCATATCGAGCAGCTTGGATCCCAGGAAAACATCTACAAGGAAAAACTGACTATCCAGGATGGGTTAATGGAAGGCGGAATCCTCTTTTTAAATGGGGATGACCCGCTTTTAAAAACCACAAAGGCAAAGGAAGGCTGTAAGACCATTTATTACGGAACAGGAGATAATTGTGATTACAGGGCTGTCGATGTCCATTTGGAGGAAGGCTTTCCGGCCTTTACGGCAGTCTTCGGCCAGAAGAGAGTTCCTTTGCGGCTGGCAGTAATGGGAAGCCATAATGTGTTAAATGCCATGGTGTCCCTTGCAGTGGCTTCTGAGTGCGGTATCCCTATGGAAGAAGCGGCAGAATGTCTTCAGAAATTTACCGGTTTTAAGAACCGGCAGCAGATCTATCATGCAGCCGGTATGACTATCATCGATGATACATATAACGCCAGCCCGGTTTCCATGAAAGCAGGGCTGGAGGTCTTAGGTTCTATTAAAAAGGCGGAACGAAGGATCGCCGTATTGGCTGATATGAAGGAACTGGGAGAAAAAACGCGGTCATACCATTATGAAATCGGAGAATACATTGCAGAGCATCCAGTATATGAGGTGGTGACTTTGGGAGAACTGGCAGGGGAGATTGCCAGAGCGGTGAAGGAATATGCTCCTCATATCCTGGTTAAGGAATTCATGGAACCAGAACTGCTGGTATCTTATTTAAAAGAGGAATTAAAGGAAGGGGACTGCGTGTTGTTTAAGGGCTCAAACAGCATGAATCTTGGTCAGGTTGCGGAAAAGTTTTACCGGCCTTGACAGCCTTTTAGAGCCCATGACGCAAATGGTGCAGGTATACCTTTATGCCCAAAAGGCGTGGACAGAAAAGAGGAAACACTCTTCGAGTATACCTTTATGCCCCAAAAGCGTGGGCAGAAAAGAGGAAAACAATGACGGAACGATTTGCCCGGATTATTATTGATATTTCCCATGAAAAAGTTGACAGAACCTTTGATTACCGGATTCCGGCCGGGCTTCTTGATGAAGTGGCTGTAGGTTCTCTGGTTTTGATTCCTTTTGGAAAAGGAAATTCCATGCGGAAAGGGTATGTGGTGGGCATTGCCTCCCATGCGAATTATGATCCGGATAAAATTAAGGAGATAGCAGGAATCGTAACAGACGGCGTATCGGCAGAATCCCTGCTCATTTCCCTGGCATGGTGGCTGAAGGAGCGGTATGGCTCCACCATGAACCAGGCATTAAAAACAGTGCTTCCTGTGAAGCAAAAGGTAAAGCCAAGGGAAAAAAAGGTGATTAAAAGCCTTTTGGACCATTCCCAGCTTTTAAATGCCTTGGAGGAAGCGGAAAAAAAGAAATACAAGGCCAGGGCACGCCTCTTTCAGGCACTTTTGGAGAATCCAGCCATTCCATACGAAATTGCGGTTAATCAGATGAACCTTTCTGCCGCCACCTTAAAGCCGGTTATTGAAAGAGGATACGTAAGTCTTGATTGTGAAGAGGTTTACAGAAATCCTGTTAAAACAGAAATAAAAGAAAGAAGCAAGGTGGTTTTAAATGGAGAACAGCAGGCAATTGTAGACAGTTTTTACCTTGATTATTCCCATGATATAAGAAAAACCTATCTGATCCACGGCATTACAGGAAGCGGCAAGACAGAGGTTTATATGGAACTGATCCAAAAGGTCATAGAGGATAGAAAGCAGGTGATTGTTCTCATTCCTGAAATAGCCCTGACTTATCAGACCGTCCTGCGTTTCTATGGAAGATTTGGGAACCGGGTGTCCATAATCAATTCCAGATTATCGGCAGGGGAACGGTATGACCAGTTTGAACGGGCAAGAAACGGGGATATTGATATTATGATCGGTCCCCGTTCGGCCCTGTTTACTCCCTTTTCCCGTCTTGGACTGATACTCATAGACGAAGAGCATGAAGGAGCTTACAAAAGCGAGGTATCTCCAAGATATCATGCCAGGGAGGTGGCAGTGAAAAGAGCCTCCATGCAGGGGGCATCTTTGGTTTTGGGCTCCGCAACTCCCTCCCTGGAAGCTTATACAAAAGCTCTTCAGGGAGAATACCAGCTTTTTCGCCTGACAGAAAGGGCCAAAAAAAACAGCCGTCTGGCGGCAGTATCTGTGGTGGATTTAAGGCAGGAACTTAAAGAAGGCAATAAGTCCATTTTCAGCAGAAGCTTAAAGGAACTGATCGAGGACCGGCTTAAGAAGCGGGAACAGGCCATGTTATTTATCAACAGGCGCGGCTATGCGAACTTTGTGTCCTGCCGTTCCTGCGGAGAAGCCATTCGCTGCCCTCACTGTGATGTGACTCTGACACTTCATAATAACAGCCGCCTTGTATGCCATTATTGCGGATATTCCATATCCATGCCAGACCGCTGTCCGGCCTGCGGCTCTCCCTACATTGCTAATTTTGGAGTAGGAACCCAGAAGATTGAACAAATGACCAGAAAAATGTTCCCGGCTGCCAGAGTCCTGCGAATGGATCTGGACACCACCTCAAAAAAGGGAGGACATGAAGAGATACTCACAGCTTTTTCCGAAGGAGAGGCCGACATCCTTATCGGCACCCAGATGATCGTAAAAGGCCATGATTTTCCAAATGTGACCCTGGTGGGAGTGCTGGCTGCAGACCTGTCTTTGAATACTCCGGACTACCGGTCAGCAGAACGGACCTTTCAGCTTTTAACCCAGGCAGCAGGAAGGGCCGGCCGGGATTTTCGAAACGGTGATGTGGTCATCCAGACCTATAGTCCGGAGCACTACAGCATTGTGACCGCCGCCAATCAGGATTATGAGGCATTTTACCGGCAGGAAATGGCATACCGCCGTCTGATGAAATATCCTCCGGCAAGCGGCCTGTTAACAGTACAGTTTTCTTCCAGACTGGAGGACTGTTTAAAAGAAGCAGCTGATGCGGCTGCCGGTTTTATCGGCCCCCTTGCGGAACAGGAAGCGGTGCAGATCATCGGCCCGGTAGAGGCTACTGTTTACAAAATTAATGATATCTATAGAAAAATTTTATACTTGAAACAGGAAAACTATGATATACTAATAAAAATCAGGGATCAGATCGACGGTTTTTCAGAAAACTATGGGCACCTGTTTGATCAGGTAATGATCCAATACGATTTTTCATAAATTAAGAGGATATACCCTTTGGGCATCTCTTTACGCCCCATATAGCGGGGCCGGCTTTAACCATAAAGAACTGGCAGGAAAGAGGATAAAAGAAAATGGCAATTAGAAAGATCAGAACCATTGGAGATGAAATTTTAAGAAAGCACTGCAAGCCTGTAAAGGAGATCACGCCAAGGATCAGCGAACTGATCGTGGATATGTTTGAGACCATGTATGACTCGTGCGGAGTTGGCCTTGCGGCTTCTCAGGTGGGGATTTTAAAACAGATCGTAGTCATAGATGTAGATGATGGCAACCAGTATGTACTTATTAATCCGGAAATCATAGAGACAAAGGGAAGCCAGACCGGGCCGGAAGGCTGCCTTAGCGTGCCTGGAAAATCCGGTACAGTCACAAGGCCTGATTACGTAAAAGTAAAGGCTTATGATGCTGCTATGGAGCCCTTTGAGTTGGAAGGGGAAGGCTTTTTAGCCCGGGCAATCTGTCATGAATGCGATCATTTAAACGGTGATCTCTATGTAGATATCGTGGAAGGCGAGCTGGAGGATGTCTCCTTAGATGAGGAAGAAGGAGAGGTTGAAGAATAATTATGCGTATTATATTTATGGGAACACCTGATTTTTCTGTTCCCGCTCTTGAGGCTTTAAAAGAGGCCGGGCATGAAATTCTTGGGGTAGTTACCCAGCCGGACAAACCCAAAGGAAGAGGGAAGGAAATCCAGATGACTCCGGTAAAGGAGAAAGCAATGGAATACCACATCCCTGTTTATCAGCCGGTCAAGGCCAGGGATCCGGAGTTTGTTAAAATTCTATCAGATCTGGAACCGGAACTGATGGTAGTAATCGCTTTTGGACAGCTTCTGCCAAAGGCTATTCTGGATATTCCAAAATACGGCTGTGTAAATATCCATGCTTCTCTGCTCCCCAAATACCGGGGCGCATCTCCCATACAGTATGCGGTCATTAACGGAGAAAAGGAAAGCGGAGTCACGACCATGATGATGGCGGAAACCCTGGATACCGGAGATATGCTGGATCAGGAAGCCATTGCCCTGGATAAAAAAGAAACCTTTGGAAGCCTTCATGATAAGCTGAGCA
The nucleotide sequence above comes from Lacrimispora sp. BS-2. Encoded proteins:
- the fmt gene encoding methionyl-tRNA formyltransferase, with the protein product MRIIFMGTPDFSVPALEALKEAGHEILGVVTQPDKPKGRGKEIQMTPVKEKAMEYHIPVYQPVKARDPEFVKILSDLEPELMVVIAFGQLLPKAILDIPKYGCVNIHASLLPKYRGASPIQYAVINGEKESGVTTMMMAETLDTGDMLDQEAIALDKKETFGSLHDKLSRLGSRLILKTIIKLEEGTAECTPQDDLKTCYVGMIKKSMGDIDWSMDAVSIERLIRGLNPWPSAYTVWNGKVMKLWEADVVDKEYEGAYGQVVEVSRDSLVIKTGKGCLSIRKLQLQGKKCMEIDAFLRGYQIAEGTILERLAGTSSCPESVGK
- the def gene encoding peptide deformylase; protein product: MAIRKIRTIGDEILRKHCKPVKEITPRISELIVDMFETMYDSCGVGLAASQVGILKQIVVIDVDDGNQYVLINPEIIETKGSQTGPEGCLSVPGKSGTVTRPDYVKVKAYDAAMEPFELEGEGFLARAICHECDHLNGDLYVDIVEGELEDVSLDEEEGEVEE
- the priA gene encoding primosomal protein N', which codes for MTERFARIIIDISHEKVDRTFDYRIPAGLLDEVAVGSLVLIPFGKGNSMRKGYVVGIASHANYDPDKIKEIAGIVTDGVSAESLLISLAWWLKERYGSTMNQALKTVLPVKQKVKPREKKVIKSLLDHSQLLNALEEAEKKKYKARARLFQALLENPAIPYEIAVNQMNLSAATLKPVIERGYVSLDCEEVYRNPVKTEIKERSKVVLNGEQQAIVDSFYLDYSHDIRKTYLIHGITGSGKTEVYMELIQKVIEDRKQVIVLIPEIALTYQTVLRFYGRFGNRVSIINSRLSAGERYDQFERARNGDIDIMIGPRSALFTPFSRLGLILIDEEHEGAYKSEVSPRYHAREVAVKRASMQGASLVLGSATPSLEAYTKALQGEYQLFRLTERAKKNSRLAAVSVVDLRQELKEGNKSIFSRSLKELIEDRLKKREQAMLFINRRGYANFVSCRSCGEAIRCPHCDVTLTLHNNSRLVCHYCGYSISMPDRCPACGSPYIANFGVGTQKIEQMTRKMFPAARVLRMDLDTTSKKGGHEEILTAFSEGEADILIGTQMIVKGHDFPNVTLVGVLAADLSLNTPDYRSAERTFQLLTQAAGRAGRDFRNGDVVIQTYSPEHYSIVTAANQDYEAFYRQEMAYRRLMKYPPASGLLTVQFSSRLEDCLKEAADAAAGFIGPLAEQEAVQIIGPVEATVYKINDIYRKILYLKQENYDILIKIRDQIDGFSENYGHLFDQVMIQYDFS
- a CDS encoding formate--tetrahydrofolate ligase; this encodes MKTDIEIAQEAKMLPIKDVAASYGIGGDELELYGKYKAKLTDELWERVKDRPDGRLVLVTAINPTPAGEGKTTTTVGLGQALGKMDKKAIIALREPSLGPCFGIKGGAAGGGYAQVVPMEDLNLHFTGDFHAITSANNLLAALLDNHIHQGNALGVDTRQILWKRCLDMNDRALRNIVVGLGSKAEGFVREDHFVITVASEIMAILCLANDMEDLKERLGKIIVAYNYAGEPVTASQLNAVGAMAALLKDALKPNLIQTLEHTGAIVHGGPFANIAHGCNSVRATKTALKLADVVVTEAGFGADLGAEKFLDIKCRKAGLKPDAIVLVATVRALKYNGGVPKDQLKDENLAALEKGIVNLEKHIENMMKYGVPVIVTLNSFITDTEAEHQFVKKFCEERGCEFALSQVWEKGGEGGIELAEKVLYTLENKESNFAPIYRDDMGLQDKIAAIAREIYGADGVTYAPAALKAIRKFEEMGFGSLPVCMAKTQYSLSDDQTKLGRPEGFDINVRDAYVSAGAGFVVILTGAIMTMPGLPKKPAADNIDVNEDGVITGLF
- the murF gene encoding UDP-N-acetylmuramoyl-tripeptide--D-alanyl-D-alanine ligase, yielding MVNMTVKEILSATGGKLLCGNEDTVLEHISIDSRNMKGNDLFVPIIGERQDAHHFIGQAFDNGAAAVLTSEHDAMDSVKPWIRVEDTKKALQAIGSYYRDCLKLPLVGITGSVGKTTTREMVASALSARYSVYKTPGNHNSQVGVPITISEISPEAEIGVIELGMSEPGELTVITRIAKIQMAVITNIGVTHIEQLGSQENIYKEKLTIQDGLMEGGILFLNGDDPLLKTTKAKEGCKTIYYGTGDNCDYRAVDVHLEEGFPAFTAVFGQKRVPLRLAVMGSHNVLNAMVSLAVASECGIPMEEAAECLQKFTGFKNRQQIYHAAGMTIIDDTYNASPVSMKAGLEVLGSIKKAERRIAVLADMKELGEKTRSYHYEIGEYIAEHPVYEVVTLGELAGEIARAVKEYAPHILVKEFMEPELLVSYLKEELKEGDCVLFKGSNSMNLGQVAEKFYRP
- a CDS encoding UDP-N-acetylmuramoyl-L-alanyl-D-glutamate--2,6-diaminopimelate ligase, which translates into the protein MKFKEWLKDLKYEVLQGSLDVEAEDVIYDSRKARKGVVFVCMKGTRTDSHEFIPEVVDAGVEILVVEREMDIPDGVTAILVHNAREALALLSAARFGYPAEKMVTIGVTGTKGKTTTTHMIKTVLEACGKKVGMIGTTGIVIGQEVTPTVNTTPESYELHQAFSRMAEAGCEYLVMEVSSQAFKMHRVDGICFDYGLFTNISPDHIGPDEHRDFEEYLFYKSRIFCCSKVGIMNGDDEHWDEVVKDASCKLYSFSMEKKDTDFKAEAVRYIAQPDFVGLEFDIKGACELSVRVNIPGRFNVANALSAVSVLSFLGLPKENICHGLEHLNVNGRMEIVYSSEKCTVIVDYAHNAVSMESLLSTLRDYHPKRLVCVFGCGGNRSKDRRISMGDSAGRLADLTIITADNSRYEKTEDIIADIRESLEKIGGKFMEIPDRREAIRYSIIHAEPGDMIAIIGKGHEDYQEINGVRHHFSDREEVLNAVDAQLSKEA